One window from the genome of Lynx canadensis isolate LIC74 chromosome E3, mLynCan4.pri.v2, whole genome shotgun sequence encodes:
- the DECR2 gene encoding peroxisomal 2,4-dienoyl-CoA reductase isoform X2, with amino-acid sequence MAQPPPDVSEDECLPEYRHLFCPDLLRDKVAFITGGGSGIGFRIAEIFMRHGCHTVIASRSLPRVSTAARKLAAATGQRCLPLSLDVRAPPAITAAVDQALKEFGKIDILVNCAAGNFLCPASTLSFNAFKTVMDIDTLGTFNTSRVLYEKFFREDRVWKEGCRTRPFTAASAFSEGAGPIGYTEVHLRGFVRGVAHATVKPQEVPRSLCTSWRPRKAGGMIQSESEGLRNRHSGGQGQERMDGCSSSSRGRGSRPSSACLFSWGHQRTASVMPPTLVTAGNLHSVYQIQCQSLPETPRKTVSLCR; translated from the exons ATGGCCCAGCCGCCGCCCGACGTCAGTGAGGACGAGTGTCTTCCCGAGTACCGCCATCTCTTCTGCCCGGACCTGCTACG GGACAAAGTGGCCTTCATCACAGGCGGTGGCTCTGGGATTGGGTTCCGAATTGCTGAGATTTTCATGCG GCACGGCTGCCACACTGTCATCGCCAGCAGAAGCCTTCCAAGAGTGTCAACG GCTGCCAGAAAGCTGGCTGCTGCCACTGGCCAGCGATGCCTGCCTTTGTCTCTGGACGTTCGCGCTCCCCCGGCCATCACAGCTGCTGTGGACCAGGCACTGAAGGAGTTTGGGAAAATTGACATTCTCGTTAACT GTGCGGCCGGAAACTTCCTGTGCCCTGCCAGCACATTGTCCTTCAACGCCTTCAAGACCGTGATGGACATTGACACCTTGGGCACCTTCAACACGTCTCGTGTGCTTTATGAGAAGTTCTTCCGG GAGGACAGAGTCTGGAAAGAAGGTTGCAGGACCAGGCCCTTTACTGCTGCGTCAGCGTTCTCCGAAGGAGCAGGACCAATAGGATATACAGAGGTACACCTGAGGGGGTTTGTTAGAGGGGTGGCTCACGCCACTGTGAAGCCCCAAGAAGTCCCACGTTCTCTGTGTAcgagctggagacccaggaaagctggcgGTATGATTCAGTCCGAGTCCGAAGGCCTGAGAAACAGGCACTCTGGTGGCCAAGGGCAGGAAAGGATGGATGGTTGTTCCAGCtcgagcagagggagggggagtcGTCCTTCCTCTGCCTGTCTGTTCTCCTGGGGCCATCAGCGGACGGCGTCAGTGATGCCGCCCACATTGGTGACGGCAGGTAATCTTCACTCAGTCTACCAAATCCAATGccagtctcttccagaaacacccagaaaaacTGTTTCACTCTGTCGCTGA
- the DECR2 gene encoding peroxisomal 2,4-dienoyl-CoA reductase isoform X3: MAQPPPDVSEDECLPEYRHLFCPDLLRDKVAFITGGGSGIGFRIAEIFMRHGCHTVIASRSLPRVSTAARKLAAATGQRCLPLSLDVRAPPAITAAVDQALKEFGKIDILVNCAAGNFLCPASTLSFNAFKTVMDIDTLGTFNTSRVLYEKFFRDHGGVIVNITATLGSRGQVLQVHAGSAKAAVDAMTRHLAVEWGPQNIRVNSLAPGLISGTEGFWRLGGPQASVSTKVLAIPLQRLGNKTDVAHSALFLASPLASHVTGAVLVVDGGAWLTLPNDLKSLADFESFSAKL; this comes from the exons ATGGCCCAGCCGCCGCCCGACGTCAGTGAGGACGAGTGTCTTCCCGAGTACCGCCATCTCTTCTGCCCGGACCTGCTACG GGACAAAGTGGCCTTCATCACAGGCGGTGGCTCTGGGATTGGGTTCCGAATTGCTGAGATTTTCATGCG GCACGGCTGCCACACTGTCATCGCCAGCAGAAGCCTTCCAAGAGTGTCAACG GCTGCCAGAAAGCTGGCTGCTGCCACTGGCCAGCGATGCCTGCCTTTGTCTCTGGACGTTCGCGCTCCCCCGGCCATCACAGCTGCTGTGGACCAGGCACTGAAGGAGTTTGGGAAAATTGACATTCTCGTTAACT GTGCGGCCGGAAACTTCCTGTGCCCTGCCAGCACATTGTCCTTCAACGCCTTCAAGACCGTGATGGACATTGACACCTTGGGCACCTTCAACACGTCTCGTGTGCTTTATGAGAAGTTCTTCCGG GACCATGGAGGGGTGATCGTGAACATCACTGCGACCCTGGGCAGCCGGGGGCAGGTGCTTCAAGTGCACGCAGGCTCTGCCAAGGCGGCTGTGG ATGCAATGACACGGCACTTGGCCGTGGAGTGGGGTCCCCAGAACATCCGTGTCAACAGCCTCGCCCCTGGCCTCATCAGCGGCACAGAGGGGTTCTGGCGGCTGG GTGGCCCCCAAGCCAGTGTCAGCACGAAGGTTCTGGCCATCCCCCTGCAGAGGCTGGGCAATAAGACAGACGTTGCCCACAGCGCGCTGTTCCTGGCCAGCCCTTTGGCATCCCACGTGACCGGCGCCGTGCTGGTGGTGGACGGCGGGGCGTGGCTGACACTCCCTAACGACCTCAAGTCACTGGCAGATTTTGAATCCTTCTCTGCTAAGCTCTAG
- the DECR2 gene encoding peroxisomal 2,4-dienoyl-CoA reductase isoform X1, protein MAQPPPDVSEDECLPEYRHLFCPDLLRDKVAFITGGGSGIGFRIAEIFMRHGCHTVIASRSLPRVSTAARKLAAATGQRCLPLSLDVRAPPAITAAVDQALKEFGKIDILVNCAAGNFLCPASTLSFNAFKTVMDIDTLGTFNTSRVLYEKFFRDHGGVIVNITATLGSRGQVLQVHAGSAKAAVDAMTRHLAVEWGPQNIRVNSLAPGLISGTEGFWRLDRCLRQRRPSEGNLVHNPSWDASCGALSRTCLPPTESIRLDSAAASESETGLSPGSHAVSTFPPPRPHLPCSGRSDQAMMLPVELPAPRGCRQRGFDIPELPREWGCSQGAAPRACPASPQPGRPSFCCCRKRVSHGCPEAALLQKAGLSGSLSSLPGSSILGSYSAKPGSQTRETRKASLTPPTPGLVSWIPLPGCRAAYGIPRLGVTHPYQPLVTRAGLLPTCPGASLSFAGTS, encoded by the exons ATGGCCCAGCCGCCGCCCGACGTCAGTGAGGACGAGTGTCTTCCCGAGTACCGCCATCTCTTCTGCCCGGACCTGCTACG GGACAAAGTGGCCTTCATCACAGGCGGTGGCTCTGGGATTGGGTTCCGAATTGCTGAGATTTTCATGCG GCACGGCTGCCACACTGTCATCGCCAGCAGAAGCCTTCCAAGAGTGTCAACG GCTGCCAGAAAGCTGGCTGCTGCCACTGGCCAGCGATGCCTGCCTTTGTCTCTGGACGTTCGCGCTCCCCCGGCCATCACAGCTGCTGTGGACCAGGCACTGAAGGAGTTTGGGAAAATTGACATTCTCGTTAACT GTGCGGCCGGAAACTTCCTGTGCCCTGCCAGCACATTGTCCTTCAACGCCTTCAAGACCGTGATGGACATTGACACCTTGGGCACCTTCAACACGTCTCGTGTGCTTTATGAGAAGTTCTTCCGG GACCATGGAGGGGTGATCGTGAACATCACTGCGACCCTGGGCAGCCGGGGGCAGGTGCTTCAAGTGCACGCAGGCTCTGCCAAGGCGGCTGTGG ATGCAATGACACGGCACTTGGCCGTGGAGTGGGGTCCCCAGAACATCCGTGTCAACAGCCTCGCCCCTGGCCTCATCAGCGGCACAGAGGGGTTCTGGCGGCTGG ACAGGTGTCTGAGGCAAAGGAGGCCTTCTGAAGGGAATCTTGTCCACAACCCCTCTTGGGACGCCTCCTGCGGTGCTCTTTCCAGGACCTGCCTCCCACCCACAGAGAGCATCAGACTGGACAGTGCCGCGGCATCTGAATCCGAGACTGGCCTCTCCCCCGGGAGCCATGCTGTGtccaccttccctcccccccgGCCCCATCTCCCGTGCTCGGGCAGGAGTGACCAGGCTATGATGCTGCCCGTTGAGCTGCCCGCACCACGGGGGTGTCGCCAGAGGGGCTTTGACATTCCAGAGCTGCCCCGGGAGTGGGGATGCAGCCAAGGTGCTGCCCCACGTGCCTGCCCTGCCTCGCCCCAGCCTGGGAGGCCTTCATTCTGCTGCTGCAGAAAGCGGGTGTCCCATGGGTGTCCCGAGGCAGCCCTGCTGCAGAAAGCGGGCCTTTCAGGCTCCCTGTCTTCCCTTCCTGGCTCTTCCATTTTGGGATCTTATTCGGCTAAACCAGGAAGCCAAACCAGGGAGACTAGAAAAGCATCTTtgacccctcccaccccaggcctggtATCCTGGATCCCCTTACCAGGGTGTCGGGCTGCATACGGGATCCCCCGCCTGGGGGTCACCCATCCCTATCAGCCTTTGGTGACACGGGCTGGGTTGCTCCCCACCTGTCCTGGAGCCAGTCTGTCCTTTGCTGGGACGTCCTAG
- the DECR2 gene encoding peroxisomal 2,4-dienoyl-CoA reductase isoform X4, translating to MAQPPPDVSEDECLPEYRHLFCPDLLRDKVAFITGGGSGIGFRIAEIFMRHGCHTVIASRSLPRVSTAARKLAAATGQRCLPLSLDVRAPPAITAAVDQALKEFGKIDILVNCAAGNFLCPASTLSFNAFKTVMDIDTLGTFNTSRVLYEKFFRDHGGVIVNITATLGSRGQVLQVHAGSAKAAVDAMTRHLAVEWGPQNIRVNSLAPGLISGTEGFWRLGGQSLERRLQDQALYCCVSVLRRSRTNRIYRAISRFPQEASGSLKGRVIPCT from the exons ATGGCCCAGCCGCCGCCCGACGTCAGTGAGGACGAGTGTCTTCCCGAGTACCGCCATCTCTTCTGCCCGGACCTGCTACG GGACAAAGTGGCCTTCATCACAGGCGGTGGCTCTGGGATTGGGTTCCGAATTGCTGAGATTTTCATGCG GCACGGCTGCCACACTGTCATCGCCAGCAGAAGCCTTCCAAGAGTGTCAACG GCTGCCAGAAAGCTGGCTGCTGCCACTGGCCAGCGATGCCTGCCTTTGTCTCTGGACGTTCGCGCTCCCCCGGCCATCACAGCTGCTGTGGACCAGGCACTGAAGGAGTTTGGGAAAATTGACATTCTCGTTAACT GTGCGGCCGGAAACTTCCTGTGCCCTGCCAGCACATTGTCCTTCAACGCCTTCAAGACCGTGATGGACATTGACACCTTGGGCACCTTCAACACGTCTCGTGTGCTTTATGAGAAGTTCTTCCGG GACCATGGAGGGGTGATCGTGAACATCACTGCGACCCTGGGCAGCCGGGGGCAGGTGCTTCAAGTGCACGCAGGCTCTGCCAAGGCGGCTGTGG ATGCAATGACACGGCACTTGGCCGTGGAGTGGGGTCCCCAGAACATCCGTGTCAACAGCCTCGCCCCTGGCCTCATCAGCGGCACAGAGGGGTTCTGGCGGCTGG GAGGACAGAGTCTGGAAAGAAGGTTGCAGGACCAGGCCCTTTACTGCTGCGTCAGCGTTCTCCGAAGGAGCAGGACCAATAGGATATACAGAG CCATCTCTAGATTCCCTCAGGAAGCGTCAGGTTCTCTGAAAGGACGGGTAATTCCGTGCACGTGA